A DNA window from Gorilla gorilla gorilla isolate KB3781 chromosome 6, NHGRI_mGorGor1-v2.1_pri, whole genome shotgun sequence contains the following coding sequences:
- the NCF1 gene encoding neutrophil cytosol factor 1 yields the protein MGDTFIRHIALLGFEKRFVPSQHYVYMFLVKWQDLSEKVVYRRFTEIYEFHKTLKEMFPIEAGAINPENRIIPHLPAPKWFDGQRAAENRQGTLTEYCSTLMSLPTKISRCPHLLDFFKVRPDDLKLPTDNQTKKPETYLMPKDGKSTATDITGPIILQTYRAIANYEKTSGSEMALSTGDVVEVVEKSESGWWFCQMKAKRGWIPASFLEPLDSPDETEDPEPNYAGEPYVAIKAYTAVEGDEVSLLEGEAVEVIHKLLDGWWVIRKDDVTGYFPSMYLQKSGQDVSQAQRQIKRGAPPRRSSIRNAHSIHQRSRKRLSQDAYRRNSVRFLQQRRRQARPGPQSPGSPLEEERQTQRSKPQPAVPPRPSADLILNRCSESTKRKLASAV from the exons ATGGGGGACACCTTCATCCGTCACATCGCCCTGCTGGGCTTTGAGAAGCGCTTCGTACCCAGCCAGCACTAT GTGTACATGTTCCTGGTGAAATGGCAGGACCTGTCGGAGAAGGTGGTCTACCGGCGCTTCACCGAGATCTACGAGTTCCAT AAAACCTTAAAAGAAATGTTCCCTATTGAGGCAGGGGCGATCAATCCAGAGAACAGGAtcatcccccacctcccag CTCCCAAGTGGTTTGACGGGCAGCGGGCCGCCGAGAACCGCCAGGGCACACTTACCGAGTACTGCAGCACGCTCATGAGCCTGCCCACCAAGATCTCCCGCTGTCCCCACCTCCTCGACTTCTTCAAGGTGCGCCCTGATGACCTCAAGCTCCCCACGGACAACCA GACAAAAAAGCCAGAGACATACTTGATGCCCAAAGATGGCAAGAGTACCGCGACAG ACATCACCGGCCCCATCATCCTGCAGACGTACCGTGCCATTGCCAACTACGAGAAGACCTCGGGCTCCGAGATGGCTCTGTCCACGGGGGACGTGGTGGAGGTCGTGGAGAAGAGCGAGAGCG GTTGGTGGTTCTGTCAGATGAAAGCAAAGCGAGGCTGGATCCCAGCGTCCTTCCTCGAGCCCCTGGACAGTCCTGACGAGACGGAAGACCCTGAGCCCAACTATGCAG GTGAGCCATACGTCGCCATCAAGGCCTACACTGCTGTGGAGGGGGACGAGGTGTCCCTGCTCGAGGGTGAAGCTGTTGAGGTCATTCACAAGCTCCTGGACGGCTGGTGGGTCATCAG GAAAGACGACGTCACAGGCTACTTCCCGTCCATGTACCTGCAAAAGTCGGGACAAGACGTGTCCCAGGCCCAACGCCAGATCAAGCGGGGGGCGCCGCCCCGCAG GTCGTCCATCCGCAACGCGCACAGCATCCACCAGCGGTCGCGGAAGCGCCTCAGCCAGGACGCCTATCGCCGCAACAGCGTCCGTTTTCTGCAGCAGCGACGCCGCCAGGCGCGGCCGGGACCGCAGAGCCCCGGGAGCCCGCTCG AGGAGGAGCGGCAGACGCAGCGCTCTAAACCGCAGCCGGCGGTGCCCCCGCGGCCGAGCGCCGACCTCATCCTGAACCGCTGCAGCGAGAGCACCAAGCGGAAGCTGGCGTCTGCCGTCTGA